The Roseibaca calidilacus genome has a window encoding:
- the gatC gene encoding Asp-tRNA(Asn)/Glu-tRNA(Gln) amidotransferase subunit GatC translates to MSEIDNETARKVAKLSRIAVPESELPALASDLSRILTFMEELNEVDVEGVEPMTSVTPMRLPRRKDGVTDGDYQNRILSNAPDAREGFFAVPKVVE, encoded by the coding sequence ATGTCCGAGATTGACAATGAAACGGCGCGCAAGGTTGCGAAACTGTCGCGTATTGCGGTGCCTGAAAGCGAATTGCCTGCCTTGGCCAGTGACCTGAGCCGGATTCTGACATTCATGGAAGAATTGAACGAGGTCGATGTCGAAGGGGTCGAGCCGATGACCTCTGTCACGCCAATGCGCCTGCCACGCCGCAAGGACGGGGTGACGGACGGCGATTACCAGAACAGGATTTTGTCCAACGCGCCCGATGCGCGCGAAGGCTTCTTTGCGGTGCCGAAGGTGGTGGAATGA
- a CDS encoding L,D-transpeptidase, whose protein sequence is MRILLAALAATGLFASSALADRVVARVSISEQKMYVYRHGTLLHEWPVSTARPGKITPTGQWRPQLLSKHHRSSRYNNAPMPYAIFYSGHYAIHGTDQVSRLGHPASAGCVRLDPENASLLFDMVREEGMDQTRVIVVR, encoded by the coding sequence ATGCGCATCTTATTGGCGGCGCTGGCCGCGACAGGTCTTTTTGCAAGCTCTGCACTGGCCGACCGCGTGGTGGCGCGCGTCAGCATTTCCGAGCAGAAAATGTATGTCTATCGCCATGGCACGCTATTGCATGAATGGCCGGTCTCTACGGCGCGGCCGGGCAAGATTACGCCCACTGGCCAATGGCGGCCGCAACTTTTGTCAAAGCATCACCGTTCCAGCCGCTACAACAATGCACCCATGCCCTATGCGATTTTCTATTCCGGGCATTACGCGATCCATGGCACCGATCAAGTCAGCCGCCTGGGCCATCCGGCCTCTGCCGGTTGCGTGCGGCTGGACCCGGAAAATGCCAGTTTGCTGTTCGACATGGTGCGCGAGGAAGGGATGGATCAGACCCGTGTGATCGTGGTGCGCTGA
- the nrdR gene encoding transcriptional regulator NrdR has protein sequence MRCPFCGNTDTQVKDSRPAEDHGAIRRRRFCPACGGRFTTYERVQLRDLVVVKSNGRREAFDREKLERSVRIALQKRNIEHERVDQMISGIVRRLESLGDSDIPSKLIGEIVMETLARIDTVAYVRFASVYKNFQEADDFDKFVSELRPEAKETE, from the coding sequence ATGCGCTGTCCCTTTTGCGGCAATACCGACACGCAGGTAAAAGATTCCCGTCCGGCAGAGGACCATGGCGCAATCCGTCGCCGCCGCTTCTGTCCGGCCTGCGGCGGGCGCTTTACAACCTATGAACGGGTGCAATTGCGCGATCTGGTTGTCGTGAAATCGAACGGTCGGCGCGAAGCTTTCGACCGTGAGAAATTGGAACGTTCGGTGCGCATTGCCCTGCAAAAGCGCAATATTGAACATGAACGCGTGGACCAGATGATCAGCGGTATCGTGCGCCGGCTGGAAAGCCTTGGCGACAGTGACATCCCGTCCAAGCTGATCGGCGAAATCGTGATGGAAACGCTGGCGCGGATCGACACGGTTGCTTATGTGCGCTTTGCATCGGTCTACAAGAATTTCCAGGAGGCCGATGATTTCGACAAGTTCGTATCGGAATTGCGCCCCGAGGCAAAAGAGACGGAGTAA
- a CDS encoding nucleoside deaminase — MVGFRSFMPLALEEARKAAARGEVPVGAVVVDASGHVLAAEGNRTRERHDPTAHAEMLAIRAACARLGQERLTGCDLYVTLEPCAMCAQAVAHARIRRLYFGADDPKSGGVLHGARVFAHAQCHHAPEVYDGLQAAAARTLLISFFEQLR, encoded by the coding sequence ATGGTCGGATTTCGCAGTTTCATGCCTTTGGCGTTGGAGGAAGCGCGCAAGGCCGCCGCGCGCGGCGAAGTCCCCGTAGGTGCGGTGGTGGTTGACGCGTCGGGGCATGTGCTGGCAGCGGAGGGCAACCGCACCCGAGAGCGTCACGACCCCACGGCCCATGCCGAGATGCTGGCCATTCGCGCGGCTTGCGCGCGGTTGGGGCAGGAACGGCTGACCGGCTGCGATCTGTATGTCACGCTAGAGCCTTGTGCAATGTGCGCGCAGGCGGTGGCGCATGCGCGGATAAGGCGGCTTTATTTCGGGGCGGATGACCCTAAATCCGGGGGTGTGCTGCACGGGGCGCGGGTGTTTGCGCATGCGCAATGCCACCACGCGCCAGAGGTCTATGACGGGTTACAGGCGGCTGCCGCCAGAACGCTTCTAATATCGTTTTTTGAACAGTTACGCTGA
- the ribD gene encoding bifunctional diaminohydroxyphosphoribosylaminopyrimidine deaminase/5-amino-6-(5-phosphoribosylamino)uracil reductase RibD produces MASAADRRFMRLAIALGRRGLGQVWPNPAVGCVIVRDGRILSRGWTGPGGRPHAEAAALARNPDVRGATAYVSLEPCAHHGRTPPCCDALVRAGVARVVTALTDPDPRVSGRGHARLRAAGIEVEEGVEADAAHAANAGFLLRLTQERPFVTLKLALSLDGRIATAGGESRWITGPEARRAVHALRACHDAVLVGGGTARIDDPDLTVRDLGVSHQPVRVVASHSLNLNPDSRLGRSARDLPVWLLHAAGLTPPAQWTATGARLIGCATRGDSLDPAAMMSALAQNGLTRVLCEGGGALAAGLIGAGLVDELVIFAAGKMIGADGRAGLGPLGMARLAEAPQFELMQVQRLGADLCQTWRRR; encoded by the coding sequence GTGGCAAGCGCCGCTGATCGCCGCTTCATGCGGCTGGCCATCGCCCTTGGGCGGCGCGGGCTGGGGCAGGTCTGGCCCAACCCGGCGGTGGGTTGCGTGATCGTGCGCGATGGGCGCATCCTGTCACGCGGCTGGACCGGGCCGGGCGGACGCCCCCATGCCGAAGCCGCAGCCCTTGCGCGCAACCCCGATGTGCGCGGCGCCACCGCCTATGTCAGCCTGGAGCCATGCGCCCATCATGGCCGCACCCCGCCTTGCTGCGACGCACTTGTGCGGGCTGGCGTGGCGCGGGTGGTGACGGCCCTGACCGATCCTGACCCGCGCGTGTCGGGCCGCGGCCATGCGCGCTTGCGCGCCGCAGGAATAGAGGTGGAAGAGGGTGTCGAAGCCGATGCCGCCCATGCAGCGAATGCGGGCTTTTTGCTGCGCTTGACCCAAGAACGCCCGTTCGTCACGCTAAAGCTGGCCCTGTCGTTGGATGGGCGCATTGCCACTGCTGGCGGCGAAAGCCGGTGGATCACCGGACCAGAGGCGCGGCGCGCCGTGCATGCGCTGCGCGCCTGCCATGATGCGGTTCTGGTGGGCGGCGGGACCGCGCGGATCGATGATCCCGATCTGACCGTGCGCGATTTGGGCGTAAGCCATCAACCCGTCCGCGTGGTGGCCAGCCACAGCCTGAACCTGAACCCCGACAGCCGTCTTGGCCGCAGCGCGCGCGACTTGCCGGTCTGGCTGCTGCACGCGGCGGGTCTGACCCCGCCAGCGCAGTGGACCGCGACCGGAGCGCGGTTGATCGGCTGCGCCACGCGGGGCGACAGCCTTGACCCGGCTGCGATGATGTCCGCCCTTGCGCAAAACGGTCTGACCCGCGTGCTATGCGAAGGCGGGGGGGCCTTGGCCGCAGGGCTGATCGGTGCCGGGCTTGTCGATGAACTGGTGATCTTTGCCGCAGGCAAGATGATCGGTGCAGATGGCCGCGCGGGGCTGGGGCCGCTGGGCATGGCGCGCTTGGCCGAAGCGCCGCAATTCGAGCTGATGCAAGTGCAGCGGTTGGGCGCGGATCTGTGCCAGACTTGGCGGAGGCGCTGA
- the gatA gene encoding Asp-tRNA(Asn)/Glu-tRNA(Gln) amidotransferase subunit GatA, with product MSDLNKLTLAEARDRLRTGDVTSVALTEACLGAIDAAGALNAFVHNTPDLALDRARAADARLAQGDAPAMCGLPIGIKDLFCTEGVASQAASRILDGFRPEYESTVSAKLRDAGAVMLGKLNMDEFAMGSSNETSVYGNAVNPWKVDDRDLTPGGSSGGSAAAVAADLCLAATGTDTGGSIRQPAAFTGTVGIKPTYGRCSRWGIVAFASSLDQAGPMTKTARDAAIMLEAMCGHDPKDSTSADLPVPNFEAMLTGDIRGKTIGIPREYRIDGMPAEIAALWDKGADMLRDAGAKVVDISLPHTKYALPAYYVIAPAEASSNLARYDGVRYGHRASLAAGDGITEMYEKTRAEGFGPEVQRRVMIGTYVLSAGFYDAYYNRARKVRTLIKRDFETVFADGVDAILTPATPSAAFGLGEMANADPVQMYLNDVFTVTVNLAGLPGVSVPAGLDSAGLPLGLQLIGRPWEEGDLLNTAHVLEQAAGFVAKPAKWW from the coding sequence ATGAGCGATCTGAACAAGCTGACGCTGGCTGAAGCGCGCGACCGTCTGCGCACAGGCGATGTGACATCTGTGGCACTGACCGAAGCCTGCCTTGGCGCGATTGACGCCGCCGGGGCGCTAAACGCTTTCGTGCATAACACGCCCGATCTGGCGCTGGACCGCGCGCGCGCCGCCGACGCGCGCTTGGCCCAAGGTGATGCGCCCGCCATGTGCGGCCTTCCTATCGGGATCAAAGACCTGTTCTGCACCGAGGGTGTCGCGTCGCAAGCGGCCAGCCGCATTCTGGACGGTTTTCGCCCCGAATACGAATCCACCGTCAGCGCCAAGTTGCGCGATGCAGGTGCCGTTATGCTGGGCAAGCTGAACATGGACGAATTCGCCATGGGGTCCAGCAATGAAACCAGCGTTTACGGCAATGCGGTGAACCCGTGGAAAGTGGACGACCGCGATCTGACACCGGGCGGGTCGTCGGGCGGTTCTGCGGCGGCGGTGGCAGCGGATCTGTGTTTGGCGGCAACCGGCACCGATACGGGCGGCTCTATCCGCCAGCCCGCAGCATTTACAGGCACCGTGGGGATAAAGCCCACGTATGGGCGGTGCTCGCGTTGGGGGATTGTGGCCTTTGCGTCTAGTCTGGACCAAGCCGGGCCGATGACCAAAACCGCGCGCGACGCTGCCATTATGCTTGAAGCAATGTGCGGGCATGACCCGAAGGATTCCACCAGCGCCGATCTGCCAGTGCCGAATTTCGAGGCGATGCTGACCGGCGATATCCGTGGCAAGACCATCGGCATACCGCGGGAATACCGCATTGACGGGATGCCTGCGGAAATTGCAGCACTCTGGGACAAGGGCGCAGATATGCTGCGCGATGCGGGTGCTAAAGTGGTCGATATCAGCCTGCCGCATACCAAATATGCGCTGCCGGCCTATTATGTCATCGCCCCGGCGGAAGCGTCGTCGAACTTGGCGCGGTATGACGGGGTGCGCTATGGCCACCGCGCCAGCTTGGCAGCGGGCGATGGCATTACAGAAATGTATGAAAAAACCCGCGCAGAGGGCTTTGGCCCAGAGGTGCAGCGCCGCGTTATGATCGGCACCTATGTGTTGTCGGCGGGCTTTTATGACGCGTATTACAACCGCGCGCGCAAGGTTCGCACGCTTATCAAGCGCGATTTCGAGACGGTCTTCGCCGATGGGGTTGACGCGATCTTGACACCGGCCACGCCCTCTGCGGCCTTTGGCTTGGGCGAAATGGCCAATGCGGACCCGGTTCAGATGTATCTGAACGACGTGTTCACCGTGACCGTGAACCTGGCTGGACTGCCGGGGGTATCGGTGCCGGCCGGGTTGGACAGCGCTGGTTTGCCCTTGGGCCTGCAACTGATTGGCCGCCCTTGGGAAGAGGGCGATTTGCTGAACACGGCCCATGTGCTGGAACAGGCGGCAGGCTTTGTGGCCAAACCCGCGAAATGGTGGTAA